One genomic window of Roseobacter ponti includes the following:
- a CDS encoding homoserine dehydrogenase, which produces MSQPLRLGIAGLGTVGIGVVRIIRQHAAMLKARTGREIVISAVCARDPDKDRGVSLSSYAWETDATALATRDDVDVFVELIGGHEGIAKDAVEAALAAGKDVVTANKALLAIHGQALAEAAEAAGRALRYEAAVAGGIPVIKALTEGLAGNDITRVVGVMNGSCNYILTRMESAGLSYEEVFAEADGLGYLEADPQLDVGGIDAAHKLAILSSIAFGTRVDFDGIALEGIDRVSIEDIHAAADMDYKIKLLGVAQKTGRGLEQRMQPCLVPDTSPLGQLDGGTNMVLLEGDAVGQIVLRGPGAGEGPTASAVLADICDIARGLRGPVFGVPADTLTASVPASAQLPAPYYLRMSLEDKPGALARIAKVLGEAGVSIDRMRQYGHEDTSAPVLIVTHKTTPAALNEALGAMEGTGVLSGTPVALRIEDV; this is translated from the coding sequence ATGTCTCAGCCCCTTCGTCTTGGAATTGCCGGTCTGGGCACGGTCGGCATCGGCGTGGTACGTATCATCCGCCAGCACGCGGCTATGCTGAAGGCACGCACAGGCCGCGAGATCGTCATCTCAGCCGTCTGCGCGCGCGACCCTGACAAGGACCGCGGTGTGTCGCTGTCGTCCTATGCCTGGGAGACCGATGCCACAGCACTCGCCACCCGTGACGATGTCGATGTCTTTGTCGAGCTGATCGGCGGGCATGAAGGTATTGCAAAAGACGCCGTGGAAGCCGCACTGGCTGCCGGCAAAGACGTGGTCACGGCCAATAAGGCATTGCTGGCCATTCACGGGCAGGCGCTGGCCGAGGCCGCCGAAGCGGCAGGCCGGGCGCTGCGCTATGAAGCCGCCGTCGCCGGGGGCATACCGGTGATCAAGGCCCTGACCGAGGGGCTTGCCGGCAATGACATCACCCGGGTGGTGGGGGTCATGAACGGGTCGTGCAACTATATTCTGACGCGCATGGAATCCGCCGGACTGAGCTATGAAGAGGTCTTTGCGGAGGCCGACGGGCTGGGCTATCTTGAGGCGGACCCGCAGCTCGACGTGGGGGGCATTGATGCAGCCCATAAGCTCGCCATCCTGTCGTCGATCGCCTTTGGCACCCGGGTGGATTTCGACGGGATCGCTCTTGAGGGCATTGACCGGGTCAGCATCGAAGACATCCACGCGGCCGCCGACATGGATTACAAAATCAAGCTGCTCGGCGTGGCCCAAAAGACCGGCCGTGGCCTGGAGCAGCGCATGCAGCCCTGCCTGGTGCCCGATACCTCCCCGCTGGGGCAGCTGGACGGTGGCACCAATATGGTGCTGCTCGAAGGCGACGCAGTAGGACAGATCGTACTGCGCGGTCCGGGTGCAGGTGAAGGGCCGACAGCCAGTGCCGTGCTTGCGGATATCTGTGATATCGCGCGCGGCCTCCGGGGCCCGGTGTTCGGCGTGCCGGCGGATACGCTGACCGCGTCTGTACCCGCCAGCGCACAGCTGCCGGCCCCCTATTACCTGCGCATGTCGCTGGAGGATAAACCCGGCGCGCTGGCGCGGATTGCGAAGGTGCTGGGCGAGGCCGGCGTGTCGATCGACCGGATGCGCCAGTACGGGCATGAGGATACCTCGGCGCCGGTGCTGATCGTCACCCATAAAACGACCCCGGCGGCCCTCAATGAGGCGCTTGGCGCGATGGAAGGCACCGGCGTTCTGTCCGGCACGCCTGTGGCGCTGCGCATCGAGGATGTCTGA
- the glpX gene encoding class II fructose-bisphosphatase, protein MPARAEFHDRMLSLGLARVSEAAALASARLVGQGDEKAADQAAVNAMREQLNMLDIAGVVVIGEGERDEAPMLYIGEEVGTGNGPGVDIALDPLEGTTLTAKDMPNALTVIAMGPRGSMLHAPDVYMDKLAIGPGFEEGVVTLEMSPGERVAALAAAKSCDPSDITVCILERPRHDEMIAEVRATGAAIRLITDGDVAGVMHCADASTGIDMYMGAGGAPEGVLAAAALKCMGGQMYTRLLFRNDDERGRATKAGVTDFDRIYSRDDMVTQDVIFAATGVTQGNILPGVRREPGWMTTETLIMRSKTGSVRRINYRTPV, encoded by the coding sequence ATGCCCGCCCGCGCCGAATTTCACGATCGTATGCTTTCGCTGGGCCTTGCCCGTGTCTCGGAGGCCGCCGCACTGGCCTCAGCGCGTCTTGTAGGTCAGGGCGATGAGAAAGCAGCCGATCAGGCGGCGGTCAATGCGATGCGCGAACAGCTGAACATGCTCGATATCGCAGGCGTTGTTGTGATCGGTGAAGGCGAGCGGGATGAAGCGCCGATGCTGTACATCGGGGAAGAGGTCGGCACCGGCAACGGCCCTGGTGTGGATATCGCTCTGGATCCGCTGGAAGGAACGACCCTGACCGCCAAGGACATGCCCAACGCCTTGACGGTGATCGCCATGGGGCCGCGCGGCTCAATGCTGCACGCGCCGGATGTCTATATGGACAAGCTGGCGATCGGGCCCGGTTTTGAGGAAGGCGTGGTGACCCTGGAAATGAGCCCCGGCGAGCGCGTGGCGGCCCTTGCGGCGGCAAAAAGCTGCGATCCGTCGGACATAACGGTCTGCATTCTGGAGCGCCCGCGCCATGATGAAATGATTGCCGAGGTGCGCGCCACGGGTGCCGCAATCCGGCTGATCACCGACGGCGATGTGGCCGGGGTGATGCATTGTGCTGATGCCTCTACCGGTATTGATATGTATATGGGCGCCGGCGGTGCGCCCGAGGGTGTTCTGGCAGCCGCCGCGCTGAAATGCATGGGGGGGCAGATGTATACCCGCCTGCTGTTCCGCAACGATGATGAACGCGGACGGGCAACCAAGGCAGGCGTGACCGATTTCGACCGGATTTATTCGCGCGATGATATGGTCACTCAGGACGTGATTTTCGCAGCCACCGGCGTGACCCAGGGCAATATCCTGCCCGGCGTGCGGCGCGAGCCCGGCTGGATGACAACCGAGACACTGATCATGCGCTCAAAAACCGGATCCGTGCGCCGCATCAATTACCGCACACCCGTCTGA
- the recJ gene encoding single-stranded-DNA-specific exonuclease RecJ translates to MSFLGVDASLTGRRWTGPAPEISRAAEALVQQTGLADAVCQVLARRGVTADEADAFMAPALRDLLPDPRSLRDMEKAAARVIQAVTRKERIAIFADYDVDGGSSAALLIVWLRELGLPATLYVPDRIDEGYGPNDDAMRDLAARHDLIICVDCGTLSHGPVTAAEGADVVILDHHLGAEDLPAALAVVNPNRQDESGDLSHLCAAAVVFLLLVEMGRLLREAGTTGPDLMQMLDLVALATVADVAPLRGVNRAFVRQGLRVMAARRRPGLAALADVARMDTRPSAYHLGFLLGPRVNAGGRIGAADLGARLLATDDPHEAAALAERLDALNTERREIEAAVRAAALDQAQERGFDHGLVWAAGTGWHPGVVGIVASRLKEASGRPSIVIGIEDGVGKGSGRSVTGIDLGQPIQRLAAEGLLMRGGGHKMAAGLTVAADQIEPAMARLTELLEKQGAHLTGASDLRLDGLLMPGAARVELVETLETAGPFGAGAAAPRFAFADMAIRFAKRVGESHLKISFSDGTGPVMEGIAFGAYDGPLGAALENHGGARLHLAGRLDINTWRGRRTVQLRLEDAAVA, encoded by the coding sequence GTGAGCTTTCTCGGTGTTGATGCCTCGCTGACAGGCCGGCGCTGGACAGGTCCTGCGCCGGAGATCTCACGCGCGGCAGAGGCGCTGGTGCAGCAGACCGGGCTTGCGGATGCCGTCTGCCAGGTGCTGGCCCGGCGTGGGGTGACCGCGGATGAGGCCGACGCCTTTATGGCCCCTGCCCTGCGTGATCTGCTGCCCGATCCGCGCAGCCTCCGGGACATGGAAAAGGCTGCTGCGCGTGTCATTCAGGCGGTGACGCGCAAAGAGCGCATTGCCATCTTTGCGGATTATGACGTCGATGGCGGCAGTTCGGCTGCTCTGCTGATCGTCTGGTTGCGGGAGCTTGGCCTGCCTGCAACGCTTTATGTGCCGGACCGGATTGACGAGGGGTATGGTCCCAATGACGACGCGATGCGCGATCTGGCGGCACGCCACGATCTGATCATCTGTGTGGATTGCGGAACACTGTCACACGGGCCGGTCACCGCCGCCGAAGGCGCCGATGTTGTGATCCTGGACCACCACCTCGGGGCCGAGGATCTGCCCGCAGCACTGGCGGTGGTGAACCCTAACCGGCAGGACGAGAGCGGCGATCTTTCGCATCTTTGTGCCGCAGCCGTTGTTTTCCTGCTGCTGGTCGAGATGGGTCGGTTGCTGCGCGAAGCCGGCACAACCGGCCCCGATCTGATGCAGATGCTGGATCTTGTGGCGCTGGCGACAGTTGCCGATGTGGCGCCGCTCAGAGGCGTCAACCGCGCCTTTGTGCGTCAGGGTCTGCGCGTTATGGCCGCGCGCCGGCGTCCGGGGCTTGCCGCCCTTGCCGATGTGGCGCGCATGGATACACGGCCCTCTGCGTATCATCTGGGTTTTCTGCTGGGTCCACGGGTGAATGCGGGCGGGCGCATCGGGGCTGCCGATCTGGGCGCACGTCTGCTGGCCACCGATGATCCGCATGAGGCAGCAGCACTTGCGGAACGTCTTGATGCGCTTAACACCGAGCGTCGCGAGATCGAGGCGGCGGTGCGGGCCGCAGCCCTTGATCAGGCGCAGGAGCGTGGTTTCGATCACGGACTGGTCTGGGCGGCCGGCACCGGCTGGCACCCCGGCGTGGTCGGTATTGTGGCCTCCCGTCTCAAGGAGGCCTCCGGACGGCCCAGCATCGTGATCGGCATCGAAGACGGGGTCGGCAAAGGCTCGGGACGCTCGGTCACCGGCATCGATCTCGGTCAGCCCATCCAGCGGCTCGCCGCAGAAGGTTTGCTGATGCGCGGTGGCGGGCACAAAATGGCCGCCGGACTGACCGTCGCGGCGGATCAGATCGAACCTGCGATGGCCCGGCTGACCGAACTGCTGGAAAAACAGGGCGCACATCTGACCGGTGCATCCGACCTGCGCCTTGACGGGCTGCTGATGCCGGGGGCCGCTCGGGTCGAACTGGTCGAGACGCTTGAGACCGCAGGACCGTTTGGCGCCGGTGCCGCGGCACCCCGTTTTGCTTTTGCGGATATGGCGATCAGATTTGCCAAACGCGTGGGCGAGAGCCACCTTAAGATCAGTTTCAGCGACGGGACGGGCCCTGTCATGGAGGGCATCGCGTTCGGCGCATATGACGGCCCTCTCGGTGCCGCACTCGAAAACCACGGTGGCGCGCGCCTTCATCTGGCGGGCCGGCTGGACATAAACACATGGCGCGGGCGCCGGACGGTGCAGCTGCGCCTTGAAGATGCCGCCGTGGCCTGA